A genomic segment from Peromyscus maniculatus bairdii isolate BWxNUB_F1_BW_parent chromosome 11, HU_Pman_BW_mat_3.1, whole genome shotgun sequence encodes:
- the Myog gene encoding myogenin, whose amino-acid sequence MAPSSWREGLQELGGQWQEQVFSDPMELYETSPYFYQEPHFYDGENYLPVHLQGFEPPGYERTELSLSPEARGPLEEKGLGTPEHCPGQCLPWACKVCKRKSVSVDRRRAATLREKRRLKKVNEAFEALKRSTLLNPNQRLPKVEILRSAIQYIERLQALLSSLNQEERDLRYRGGGGPQPVVPSECNSHSASCSPEWGSALEFGPNPGDHLLAADPTDAHNLHSLTSIVDSITVEDMSVAFPDETMPN is encoded by the exons ATGGCACCCAGCAGTTGGCGTGAGGGGCTGCAGGAGCTTGGGGGCCAGTGGCAGGAACAAGTCTTTTCCGACCCGATGGAGCTGTATGAGACGTCCCCCTACTTCTACCAGGAGCCCCACTTCTACGATGGGGAAAACTACCTGCCTGTCCACCTCCAGGGCTTCGAGCCCCCAGGCTATGAGCGGACCGAGCTCAGCTTGAGCCCGGAAGCCCGAGGGCCCCTGGAAGAGAAGGGACTGGGAACCCCTGAGCACTGTCCCGGCCAGTGCCTGCCGTGGGCGTGTAAGGTGTGTAAGCGGAAGTCCGTGTCTGTGGACCGGCGGAGAGCGGCCACACTGAGAGAGAAGCGCAGACTCAAGAAGGTGAACGAGGCCTTCGAGGCCCTGAAAAGGAGCACCCTTCTGAACCCCAACCAGCGGCTGCCCAAGGTGGAGATCCTGCGCAGTGCCATCCAGTACATTGAGCGCCTCCAGGCCCTGCTCAGCTCCCTCAACCAGGAGGAGCGAGATCTCCGCTACCGAGGCGGGGGCGGGCCCCAGCCGGTG GTGCCCAGTGAATGCAACTCCCACAGCGCCTCCTGCAGTCCAGAGTGGGGCAGTGCACTGGAGTTCGGTCCCAACCCAGGAG ATCATCTGCTTGCAGCTGACCCTACGGATGCCCACAACCTGCACTCACTCACCTCCATCGTGGACAGCATCACAGTGGAGGATATGTCTGTTGCCTTCCCAGACGAAACTATGCCCAACTGA